aattagctatactTAGCCATTTACATCCACCtcagacagtgtgatttttttgctagagtcccctttaagcccaccaggtaaaaatgttaattaaaaaataaataaagataaacatacacatttattgtctatttaacagtataataatataaactgcatacaaaaatataaactgtaCATGCTTATCATGTCATATAATGATAAGcttatgtcattgcaatgaaccatactatgtagctactgtattgatgcagcatgtggtctgtttgctagcgtgctaaaactcatattttgatttcaaaagacacaatatttctaattcaggtaatattctaacatatgtctcattcaaaacactaatcacttaaattttgataacaagtgagtactttccaaaaacaggagtagaaatatacaaaaaatgttattttctgagggtaccaaaatcacctaagtttttttgcaacttcttctgggatcagcaggcacatgccacacatatgCTTTGATAACTCAATATCaacaaatgtgattgacttacaataaaaagtgtaatttacgtaacaagcagcttcattcgaaaaaacatcacacagcaaaaaatgatgatgtcgttttttaaaaatttgactcagaagttgcaagtgggcttatatggtacgtgggcttaatagggacgtttaccctatgTATGTATGCGGTACAATGGCAgttatctttctttctcttatgGTGACTGACTATCCAACTTCCCTCTCCTAGCCCAGCTGGCAGTATCTCCAGTCTACTCTGTCCGCACGTTCGTGAGCTTCGGCCATTCCCTCACTCTTCCCTGCGATGGAGACCCCAGCAGGGATGTGGATTGGTTGTTTCAGCAGGATGAGTTTCCGGATTGGCTTTTTGTTGCCCAACTCCACACCGGAGCCTTTTCCTCTGGAAACGGCTTCCAGGGACGGGTGGAATCCTTCCACCGAACAGAGCCAGGAAACTACAGCCTCACCCTCAGTCCCGTGGTGTACAGTGACCTCGGCATTTACAAGTGCCAGTACAAGGATGATACTGAGATCCTTCTTTCAGATGTGAAACTAGAAATTAGAGGTCAGTGCATGTTGCCTTTTTTCCGACAAACTGAGTGAATGTTTTTAGTGCTTGTGGATTTGATAGCcctaaaagctgttttttgacaaaggatattactattattattcttacGATTGTCTTTTGGGGGACAGGATCATTCCAGTCTGTATAAAACCCACAAGCCTTGGGTGGTTTGCAGTGGACAGCATATGCTGCATCAGGGCCTTCATCTACCCCAAGCAACAAGGTTGAGCTGTTCAATTATTGTATGCCAGGAATGCTTTGTaaatctctgtctgcctgtctctctctttccctctctcgttttctgtctctgtctatctcaGTCCCATCAAATGTTTCCATAGCGATGGGAATGTCCGTCAGTCTTCCTTGCATTGGAAAAATTAATATGCAAGCACATGCTGGTGATCTGGATATCCTCtggaagagaggtggagagaaagtTTACCAGATCCATAAGAACACCATCACATATGGTCCCGGGTTCGAGAACAGAGCTTCAGTTTCCCCAGAACAAGCCCTCTATGGAAACATGTCTTTAACCATCAGACAGACACGGTTTTCAGATGAAGACGACTACCAGTGCTTCTACAACAGTCCGAAAGAGAGGGGGAACCCAGATTCTGCCAGTCTCGTTGTGACAGGTAAAATTCACTTTAGATCTTCAGTTCAGTAGGGCAGCCGAGCAGCTCAGGTGTGTAAGTGTCTggtgtgtattatttattttttcatgtggtaAGTTTAATCAGGGCAAGTGTAACAATGTTTCATAATTCACAGAAGTATTGATGAAAGATGACACCAGTAATTTTTGGATGCCATAATTTGCCCTGTatcatttttacctttttacatgATCAAGCTGACTGCTGTTGATAATGTGTTCATGTCCCCTGTAAATATACATGAAagtgtaaaatatgcaaatatgtaaatgaattccCTGCCCTCACAGGCCACCCACCCCAGACCCTCACAGTGAAGGCCGGTGGTTTGCTCTCCATACCGCTCTATACCACAGACCCAGTGAGGGTAACATTCAGTGCCCTTGGTTCAGATGAAGTGATGATGCTCGATGCAAATAAAGGCCCAGCCAGGTACGGGAAGCGTTGTGCTCAGAGATGTAAGCTACAGAACTACACCCTTTTGCTGAGGAGTGTGACACTGGAGGATGCCGGAGTCTACAAGGTAACCGATCCTGAGACCAAGAAGACCATCAGCTCAGTCTCTCTGCAAGTCTCAGGTACGGTCCTCCTCTTCagatctgtgtttgtgcagacgCAGGGCTCAGCATCTTATTGGTGCACTCTGTTATTCCACTGAGTTATGGCTGCTGTAAGCCATTGggaaagtaatggaaataacaaaaataataatataaaataaaatgtattttttcacaaTGCCAATGTTTTATTGTCCCCTTGAGCACAATATACATAAGAGACACAAAAGTATAGGTTTTAGGCTTTTGCAATCTTAGGCTATGGTTTCTAAGATGTAGCCTCGCTGTAGTGGCATTCCGTCTAGATCTCAAAATAAGCCGCAAACGAGCTGTAGGCACAGTAACTTCAGTCTGACGCGAATGACAGGAGATGTAATCTAGTCTGAAGAAGTTTACTGAAATTTGAAAGTTTGAATCACATCGTGTCACACGGTAGAAAAACTATGTGCTCCCGTGCCTAATGCAGCTCTCTGCCACTTCATTAgttgacaggagtggcacctggtgtggtcttctgctgctgtagcccatctgcttcaaggtttgacgtggcatgtgttcagagatgctcttctgcatacctcggttgtaatgAGTGGTTATTCAAGTTACTGTTGcttttctatcagctcaaaccagtctggcctttctcctctgacctctgccatcaacaaggcatttttgcccagagaactgccgttcactggatattttctctttttcggaccattctctgtaaaccctagagatggttgtgtgtgaaaatcccagtagatcagcagtttctgaaatattcaaaccagcccgtctggcaccgaCAACCATgacacgttcaaagtcacttaaatcacctttcttccccattctgatgcttggtttgaacttcagcagatcgtcttgaccatgtctacatgcctaaatgcattgagttgctccCACATGgtttggctgattagatatttgcataaacaggtgcagtttgcagttgaacaggtgtaccgaatgaagtggccagt
This sequence is a window from Anguilla rostrata isolate EN2019 unplaced genomic scaffold, ASM1855537v3 scaf1127, whole genome shotgun sequence. Protein-coding genes within it:
- the LOC135247184 gene encoding uncharacterized protein LOC135247184 isoform X1; protein product: MRISGYGILVSLQLAQLAVSPVYSVRTFVSFGHSLTLPCDGDPSRDVDWLFQQDEFPDWLFVAQLHTGAFSSGNGFQGRVESFHRTEPGNYSLTLSPVVYSDLGIYKCQYKDDTEILLSDVKLEIRVPSNVSIAMGMSVSLPCIGKINMQAHAGDLDILWKRGGEKVYQIHKNTITYGPGFENRASVSPEQALYGNMSLTIRQTRFSDEDDYQCFYNSPKERGNPDSASLVVTGHPPQTLTVKAGGLLSIPLYTTDPVRVTFSALGSDEVMMLDANKGPARYGKRCAQRCKLQNYTLLLRSVTLEDAGVYKVTDPETKKTISSVSLQVSASAGRSAGAVAGIVVGVMVLLLVLAGSAFAVWKFFIKTPNPENEISFPSSQCRRSLRFQQQSSMRSVS
- the LOC135247184 gene encoding uncharacterized protein LOC135247184 isoform X2, which codes for MRIAGYGILVSLQLAQLAVSPVYSVRTFVSFGHSLTLPCDGDPSRDVDWLFQQDEFPDWLFVAQLHTGAFSSGNGFQGRVESFHRTEPGNYSLTLSPVVYSDLGIYKCQYKDDTEILLSDVKLEIRVPSNVSIAMGMSVSLPCIGKINMQAHAGDLDILWKRGGEKVYQIHKNTITYGPGFENRASVSPEQALYGNMSLTIRQTRFSDEDDYQCFYNSPKERGNPDSASLVVTGHPPQTLTVKAGGLLSIPLYTTDPVRVTFSALGSDEVMMLDANKGPARYGKRCAQRCKLQNYTLLLRSVTLEDAGVYKVTDPETKKTISSVSLQVSASAGRSAGAVAGIVVGVMVLLLVLAGSAFAVWKFFIKTPNPENEISFPSSQCRRSLRFQQQSSMRSVS